One Podarcis muralis chromosome 1, rPodMur119.hap1.1, whole genome shotgun sequence genomic window carries:
- the PPM1A gene encoding protein phosphatase 1A isoform X2, which translates to MGAFLDKPKMEKHNAQGQGNGLRYGLSSMQGWRVEMEDAHTAVIGLPNGLDGWSFFAVYDGHAGSQVAKYCCEHLLDHITSNHDFKGRGASPSVESVKTGIRTGFLQIDEQMRLLSEKKHGADRSGSTAVGVLISPQHTYFINCGDSRGLLCRNRKVYFFTQDHKPNNPLEKERIQNAGGSVMIQRVNGSLAVSRALGDFDYKCVHGKGPTEQLVSPEPEVYEIERSEDDDQFIILACDGIWDVMGNEELCEFVRSRLEVTDDLERVCNEIVDTCLYKGSRDNMSVILICFPNAPKVLPEAVKREAELDKFLESRVEEIIKKQGEGVPDLVHVMRTLQTESIPNLPPGGELASKRSVIEAVYNRLNPYRNDDADSASTDDMW; encoded by the exons ATGGGAGCATTTTTAGAtaagccaaagatggagaagcacaATGCCCAAGGGCAGGGCAATGGACTACGTTATGGGCTAAGTAGCATGCAAGGTTGGCGAGTTGAGATGGAGGATGCGCATACAGCTGTAATTGGCTTACCAAATGGACTTGACGGGTGGTCTTTTTTTGCTGTGTATGATGGACACGCTGGATCCCAAGTTGCCAAATACTGCTGCGAGCATTTATTAGATCACATCACAAGCAATCATGATTTTAAAGGCCGTGGAGCTTCGCCATCCGTGGAGAGTGTAAAGACAGGAATCAGAACAGGTTTTCTGCAAATTGATGAACAAATGAGGCTACTTTCTGAGAAGAAGCATGGTGCGGACAGAAGCGGGTCAACAGCTGTGGGAGTCCTCATTTCTCCTCAGCACACTTATTTTATCAACTGTGGAGATTCTAGAGGATTACTTTGTAGAAACAGAAAGGTTTATTTCTTTACGCAAGATCACAAACCAAATAATCCACTGGAGAAGGAACGTATACAGAATGCAGGTGGTTCAGTCATGATTCAGCGTGTGAATGGCTCCCTGGCTGTGTCTAGAGCACTTGGAGACTTTGATTACAAATGTGTCCATGGGAAAGGCCCTACAGAGCAGCTTGTCTCACCTGAGCCCGAAGTTTATGAAATTGAGAGATCAGAAGATGATGATCAGTTCATCATACTGGCCTGCGATGGCATCTGGGATGTTATGGGAAATGAAGAGCTGTGTGAATTTGTCAGATCAAGGCTTGAAGTCACTGATGACCTTGAAAGAGTTTGCAATGAGATAGTCGACACCTGCTTGTATAAG GGAAGCCGGGACAACATGAGTGTGATATTGATCTGTTTCCCAAATGCACCAAAGGTATTACCAGAGGCAGtgaagagagaagcagagctgGACAAGTTCCTGGAAAGCAGAGTAGAAG AGATCATAAAGAAGCAGGGCGAAGGAGTGCCAGACTTAGTCCACGTCATGCGTACTTTACAAACAGAGAGCATCCCAAACCTTCCACCAGGGGGTGAATTGGCAAGCAA acggAGTGTGATTGAAGCAGTTTATAACAGACTGAATCCTTATAGAAATGATGATGCT
- the PPM1A gene encoding protein phosphatase 1A isoform X1, protein MGAFLDKPKMEKHNAQGQGNGLRYGLSSMQGWRVEMEDAHTAVIGLPNGLDGWSFFAVYDGHAGSQVAKYCCEHLLDHITSNHDFKGRGASPSVESVKTGIRTGFLQIDEQMRLLSEKKHGADRSGSTAVGVLISPQHTYFINCGDSRGLLCRNRKVYFFTQDHKPNNPLEKERIQNAGGSVMIQRVNGSLAVSRALGDFDYKCVHGKGPTEQLVSPEPEVYEIERSEDDDQFIILACDGIWDVMGNEELCEFVRSRLEVTDDLERVCNEIVDTCLYKGSRDNMSVILICFPNAPKVLPEAVKREAELDKFLESRVEEIIKKQGEGVPDLVHVMRTLQTESIPNLPPGGELASKRSVIEAVYNRLNPYRNDDASGLSRNCCNFGRSRL, encoded by the exons ATGGGAGCATTTTTAGAtaagccaaagatggagaagcacaATGCCCAAGGGCAGGGCAATGGACTACGTTATGGGCTAAGTAGCATGCAAGGTTGGCGAGTTGAGATGGAGGATGCGCATACAGCTGTAATTGGCTTACCAAATGGACTTGACGGGTGGTCTTTTTTTGCTGTGTATGATGGACACGCTGGATCCCAAGTTGCCAAATACTGCTGCGAGCATTTATTAGATCACATCACAAGCAATCATGATTTTAAAGGCCGTGGAGCTTCGCCATCCGTGGAGAGTGTAAAGACAGGAATCAGAACAGGTTTTCTGCAAATTGATGAACAAATGAGGCTACTTTCTGAGAAGAAGCATGGTGCGGACAGAAGCGGGTCAACAGCTGTGGGAGTCCTCATTTCTCCTCAGCACACTTATTTTATCAACTGTGGAGATTCTAGAGGATTACTTTGTAGAAACAGAAAGGTTTATTTCTTTACGCAAGATCACAAACCAAATAATCCACTGGAGAAGGAACGTATACAGAATGCAGGTGGTTCAGTCATGATTCAGCGTGTGAATGGCTCCCTGGCTGTGTCTAGAGCACTTGGAGACTTTGATTACAAATGTGTCCATGGGAAAGGCCCTACAGAGCAGCTTGTCTCACCTGAGCCCGAAGTTTATGAAATTGAGAGATCAGAAGATGATGATCAGTTCATCATACTGGCCTGCGATGGCATCTGGGATGTTATGGGAAATGAAGAGCTGTGTGAATTTGTCAGATCAAGGCTTGAAGTCACTGATGACCTTGAAAGAGTTTGCAATGAGATAGTCGACACCTGCTTGTATAAG GGAAGCCGGGACAACATGAGTGTGATATTGATCTGTTTCCCAAATGCACCAAAGGTATTACCAGAGGCAGtgaagagagaagcagagctgGACAAGTTCCTGGAAAGCAGAGTAGAAG AGATCATAAAGAAGCAGGGCGAAGGAGTGCCAGACTTAGTCCACGTCATGCGTACTTTACAAACAGAGAGCATCCCAAACCTTCCACCAGGGGGTGAATTGGCAAGCAA acggAGTGTGATTGAAGCAGTTTATAACAGACTGAATCCTTATAGAAATGATGATGCT TCTGGATT
- the PPM1A gene encoding protein phosphatase 1A isoform X3, producing the protein MGAFLDKPKMEKHNAQGQGNGLRYGLSSMQGWRVEMEDAHTAVIGLPNGLDGWSFFAVYDGHAGSQVAKYCCEHLLDHITSNHDFKGRGASPSVESVKTGIRTGFLQIDEQMRLLSEKKHGADRSGSTAVGVLISPQHTYFINCGDSRGLLCRNRKVYFFTQDHKPNNPLEKERIQNAGGSVMIQRVNGSLAVSRALGDFDYKCVHGKGPTEQLVSPEPEVYEIERSEDDDQFIILACDGIWDVMGNEELCEFVRSRLEVTDDLERVCNEIVDTCLYKGSRDNMSVILICFPNAPKVLPEAVKREAELDKFLESRVEGDGSK; encoded by the exons ATGGGAGCATTTTTAGAtaagccaaagatggagaagcacaATGCCCAAGGGCAGGGCAATGGACTACGTTATGGGCTAAGTAGCATGCAAGGTTGGCGAGTTGAGATGGAGGATGCGCATACAGCTGTAATTGGCTTACCAAATGGACTTGACGGGTGGTCTTTTTTTGCTGTGTATGATGGACACGCTGGATCCCAAGTTGCCAAATACTGCTGCGAGCATTTATTAGATCACATCACAAGCAATCATGATTTTAAAGGCCGTGGAGCTTCGCCATCCGTGGAGAGTGTAAAGACAGGAATCAGAACAGGTTTTCTGCAAATTGATGAACAAATGAGGCTACTTTCTGAGAAGAAGCATGGTGCGGACAGAAGCGGGTCAACAGCTGTGGGAGTCCTCATTTCTCCTCAGCACACTTATTTTATCAACTGTGGAGATTCTAGAGGATTACTTTGTAGAAACAGAAAGGTTTATTTCTTTACGCAAGATCACAAACCAAATAATCCACTGGAGAAGGAACGTATACAGAATGCAGGTGGTTCAGTCATGATTCAGCGTGTGAATGGCTCCCTGGCTGTGTCTAGAGCACTTGGAGACTTTGATTACAAATGTGTCCATGGGAAAGGCCCTACAGAGCAGCTTGTCTCACCTGAGCCCGAAGTTTATGAAATTGAGAGATCAGAAGATGATGATCAGTTCATCATACTGGCCTGCGATGGCATCTGGGATGTTATGGGAAATGAAGAGCTGTGTGAATTTGTCAGATCAAGGCTTGAAGTCACTGATGACCTTGAAAGAGTTTGCAATGAGATAGTCGACACCTGCTTGTATAAG GGAAGCCGGGACAACATGAGTGTGATATTGATCTGTTTCCCAAATGCACCAAAGGTATTACCAGAGGCAGtgaagagagaagcagagctgGACAAGTTCCTGGAAAGCAGAGTAGAAG GAGACGGAAGTAAGTAG